The following coding sequences lie in one Halorarum halophilum genomic window:
- a CDS encoding S8 family serine peptidase, with protein MSSHDMGDDGTETDVSRRTFVRASGALAGAGLLGGVGVRMAAAADGEAVGRFRNWRAIEAQRVWDRGYRGRRDRAIGLTDSGLDSRHPDLGPWNGVTAFVEGGELKLTRPAENDLTRVDTGDGESFAGTMGPGTFATGEETYHEFTVPAGAEELDATLSWGPVAENDLEFRLDAWTGDAWETETRAATGSQPETLAGVPVEAGREYRFAVEAYLNTTTEYEIAGGYHAVEGTRTTYDSDVVFADVDGGATATTPKTVGWYDAGSQYGSYDRPRDENGHGTHCSSIMGGSGRASVVDDEVVTVEEPGVTLDTITGSALSYEVEADAGTGVFGSAYGVAVELFLEGPDGEELDSSTVDTDGDPGANVVVEAPAVEAGTYTVTVRTAAGELDASAYVEAIAVGTFRDPESTAGDRETGGDGLHTGVAPDHSLICLQGLSGPTEDLGRYAGQFAETFELRAVNMSWGYVGGLPLGAAAGTLDRIPGVVKEITEEGILTLAAAGNAATPLNGNGSPAVADEAVSVVATGPLDGISGYSSGGIGGVDEDDYGTYMKPDVAAPGGTVTDPVNAAMNGVADAPESEQAPIRDYTGKAGTSMATPFTTGATGLVAQAMEEDGPEALSLPAPADATFDDAMRLKGVLLATASETALAAAPHHRAKAPTYDFGGRDPFEGYGRLNAGAAVDAVTRELSGTTGETLGLDLPHDERAVAGYVELGVGKLEASVEFTGYEGDDAAKATAPPHVDLFVYDGGDPAAHGEPNVVDRAAGVAGSASVSASEERGGGSSTYLVVAKLVNVPGAVNGDDVRAAFDLTVDETPGIRARGSRGNGNGESDDDGLLGAGATHTVEVTVEADEDAVVRDVVPDGWSLVDDLLTDPLDVDGVTTVELGEVAAGEKVTFSYEVTAPTDLLELPQEHLFGPVQVDAGDGWTGVSGTAGTVGTEGE; from the coding sequence ATGTCTTCACACGACATGGGGGACGACGGAACGGAGACCGACGTGTCGAGGCGCACGTTCGTCCGAGCCAGCGGTGCGCTCGCGGGCGCCGGGCTGCTCGGCGGCGTGGGGGTTCGAATGGCGGCAGCCGCGGACGGCGAGGCGGTCGGTCGGTTCCGGAACTGGCGCGCCATCGAGGCCCAGCGGGTGTGGGACCGGGGCTACCGCGGGCGAAGGGACCGAGCGATCGGGCTCACCGACTCCGGGCTGGACTCCCGCCACCCGGACCTCGGGCCGTGGAACGGCGTCACCGCGTTCGTCGAGGGCGGCGAACTGAAGCTCACCCGGCCGGCGGAGAACGACCTCACCCGCGTCGACACCGGAGACGGCGAGTCGTTCGCCGGGACGATGGGCCCGGGGACGTTCGCGACGGGCGAGGAGACGTACCACGAGTTCACCGTCCCCGCCGGGGCCGAGGAACTCGACGCGACGCTCTCGTGGGGGCCGGTCGCGGAGAACGACCTGGAGTTCCGGCTCGACGCGTGGACGGGCGACGCGTGGGAGACCGAAACTCGCGCCGCGACGGGGAGCCAGCCGGAGACGCTCGCCGGCGTCCCTGTCGAGGCGGGCCGTGAGTACCGGTTCGCCGTCGAGGCGTACCTCAACACGACCACCGAGTACGAGATCGCGGGGGGCTACCACGCCGTCGAGGGGACCAGGACGACGTACGACAGCGACGTGGTGTTCGCGGACGTGGACGGCGGCGCGACCGCTACGACGCCCAAGACTGTCGGCTGGTACGACGCCGGTTCGCAGTACGGGAGCTACGACCGCCCGCGCGACGAGAACGGCCACGGCACCCACTGCTCGTCCATCATGGGCGGCAGCGGCCGGGCGAGCGTCGTCGACGACGAGGTCGTGACGGTCGAGGAGCCCGGTGTCACGCTCGACACCATCACCGGGTCGGCACTCAGCTACGAGGTCGAGGCGGACGCCGGGACGGGCGTGTTCGGGTCGGCCTACGGCGTCGCGGTCGAGCTGTTCCTCGAAGGTCCGGACGGCGAGGAACTCGACTCGTCGACCGTCGATACGGACGGCGACCCCGGCGCGAACGTCGTCGTCGAGGCGCCCGCCGTCGAGGCCGGGACGTACACAGTGACCGTGCGGACGGCGGCGGGTGAACTGGACGCGTCGGCGTACGTCGAGGCGATCGCCGTCGGCACCTTCCGCGACCCCGAGTCGACCGCCGGCGATCGGGAGACGGGTGGCGACGGCCTCCACACCGGCGTCGCGCCGGACCACAGCCTGATCTGCCTCCAGGGCCTCTCCGGGCCGACCGAGGACCTGGGGCGCTACGCGGGACAGTTCGCCGAGACGTTCGAACTCCGTGCGGTCAACATGTCGTGGGGCTACGTGGGCGGCCTCCCGCTCGGCGCCGCCGCCGGCACCCTCGACCGCATCCCCGGCGTCGTCAAGGAGATCACCGAGGAGGGAATCCTGACGCTCGCGGCCGCCGGCAACGCCGCGACGCCGCTCAACGGCAACGGCTCGCCCGCCGTAGCCGACGAGGCGGTGAGCGTCGTCGCGACCGGCCCGCTCGACGGCATCTCGGGCTACTCCTCGGGCGGCATCGGCGGCGTCGACGAGGACGATTACGGAACGTACATGAAGCCAGACGTCGCCGCGCCGGGCGGCACCGTGACCGACCCGGTGAACGCCGCGATGAACGGCGTCGCGGACGCGCCCGAGTCCGAGCAGGCGCCGATCCGCGACTACACCGGGAAGGCCGGCACGTCGATGGCGACGCCGTTCACGACCGGGGCGACCGGGCTGGTCGCCCAGGCGATGGAGGAGGACGGCCCCGAGGCGCTGTCGCTGCCCGCGCCCGCCGACGCGACGTTCGACGACGCGATGCGACTGAAGGGCGTCCTCCTCGCGACGGCGAGCGAGACGGCGCTCGCGGCCGCGCCGCACCACCGGGCGAAGGCCCCGACGTACGACTTCGGCGGCCGGGATCCGTTCGAGGGGTACGGCCGACTGAACGCCGGCGCCGCCGTCGACGCCGTCACCCGGGAGCTGTCGGGCACGACGGGCGAGACGCTCGGACTCGACCTCCCGCACGACGAGCGCGCGGTCGCGGGCTACGTCGAACTCGGCGTCGGCAAACTCGAGGCGAGCGTGGAGTTCACCGGCTACGAGGGCGACGACGCGGCGAAGGCGACCGCGCCGCCCCACGTGGACCTGTTCGTCTACGACGGCGGCGACCCCGCAGCGCACGGCGAGCCGAACGTCGTCGACCGCGCGGCCGGCGTGGCCGGGTCGGCGTCGGTCTCCGCCAGCGAGGAGCGCGGCGGCGGCAGTTCGACGTACCTCGTCGTCGCGAAGCTCGTGAACGTCCCCGGCGCGGTCAACGGCGACGACGTTCGGGCCGCGTTCGATCTCACCGTGGACGAGACGCCCGGAATCCGCGCCCGCGGGAGCCGGGGTAACGGAAACGGAGAGTCGGACGACGACGGCTTGCTCGGCGCCGGCGCGACCCACACCGTCGAGGTGACGGTCGAGGCCGACGAGGACGCGGTCGTGCGGGACGTCGTCCCGGACGGCTGGAGCCTCGTCGACGACCTGCTCACCGATCCGCTGGACGTCGACGGCGTCACGACGGTGGAACTCGGCGAGGTCGCGGCGGGCGAGAAGGTGACGTTCTCCTACGAGGTGACGGCGCCGACCGACCTGCTCGAACTCCCGCAGGAGCACCTGTTCGGGCCGGTGCAGGTTGATGCCGGCGACGGTTGGACTGGCGTGTCGGGCACCGCCGGGACCGTGGGAACCGAGGGCGAGTAG
- a CDS encoding CBS domain-containing protein, with the protein MKVADAMTPRAELVTVSLPGTRDDALEYLQEHRFSSVPVVKETDAGEEYRGLVSRDDLIERPDEDQLAILMREVPTVTPDTFLRDAAQLMVGSAIRRLPVVEENDGDALAGIVTVTDVVHAIAHGDAETDAICGDVAGADVNTVYSGTPLPVSERELYFANVPYAVTLDDEGDMDGMLTEVDILEVARVVEGADDTGDSIADEDDDWKWEGIKAVGSAYIPTRNVEIPAEPVSEFRTEDVLTVSRKRSVQEAAQEMISNDIEQLPLVNGGDLVGIVRDVHLLEAL; encoded by the coding sequence ATGAAGGTAGCCGACGCGATGACGCCGCGGGCGGAGTTGGTCACCGTCTCGCTTCCGGGCACGCGTGACGACGCGCTGGAGTACCTGCAGGAACACCGGTTCTCCTCCGTGCCCGTCGTGAAGGAGACGGACGCCGGCGAGGAGTACCGCGGACTCGTCTCGCGCGACGACCTGATCGAGCGCCCCGACGAGGACCAGCTCGCGATTCTCATGCGCGAGGTCCCGACCGTGACACCGGACACGTTCCTCCGGGACGCCGCTCAGTTGATGGTCGGCTCCGCCATCCGCCGGCTGCCGGTGGTCGAGGAGAACGACGGCGACGCGCTGGCCGGCATCGTCACCGTCACCGACGTGGTCCACGCCATCGCCCACGGCGACGCCGAGACGGACGCGATCTGCGGCGACGTCGCCGGCGCGGACGTGAACACCGTGTACTCGGGGACGCCGCTCCCCGTCTCCGAGCGGGAGCTCTACTTCGCGAACGTCCCGTACGCCGTCACGCTCGACGACGAGGGCGACATGGACGGCATGCTCACCGAGGTCGACATCCTCGAGGTCGCCCGCGTCGTCGAGGGCGCCGACGACACCGGCGACTCCATCGCCGACGAGGACGACGACTGGAAGTGGGAGGGCATCAAGGCGGTCGGCAGCGCCTACATCCCCACCCGGAACGTCGAGATCCCCGCGGAGCCGGTCTCCGAGTTCCGGACCGAGGACGTGCTCACGGTCTCGCGCAAGCGGTCGGTCCAGGAGGCCGCCCAGGAGATGATCTCGAACGACATCGAACAGCTCCCGCTCGTGAACGGCGGCGACCTCGTCGGCATCGTGCGGGACGTCCACCTGCTGGAGGCGCTCTGA
- the glyS gene encoding glycine--tRNA ligase: MARQQDVIELAKRRGFFFGSNGAYGGVAGFYTYGPKGAALKDNLESTWRDRFTVKQGNFEIEAPTVMPEAVFEASGHLDGFDDMLVECPECGVSHRADHLVEGATDIEDAEALGPERVGELIAEHGIECPNCGAALADEPVEDFNLMFETSIGPGSGQPGYLRPETAQGIFVEFPRLKEYARNRLPFGVTQIGPAYRNEISPRRGIIRVREFTQAELETFIDPETDEPPLEEVADVEVTLYPATEQDSEDGESYETTVGEAVEEGVVGSDWVGYYLGVAQGWYERVGVDMDRFRFRQHLPGELAHYAADCWDAESEVSGDWIEITGFAYRGDYDLTKHAEHSGESFTVFRQYDEPRIVERATVDPDMATLGPEFGGRAGDVAEALERLAERDPDAFAGEEVTVEVDGDEAAVPTDVANFSVEEVTENGEHVTPHVVEPSFGVDRVLYTLVEHAYREDTVDGEERTYLALDPELAPTDAAVFPLVSNDERLLDLADEVTRDLRAAGLAVEHDESGSIGRRYRRQDEVGTPFCVTVDRDGVEGDGPDTVTLRERDSAVQVRVPVAEVAAELAALLDAEAERTFADLESAHGTVETDVETA, translated from the coding sequence ATGGCACGCCAGCAGGACGTCATCGAGCTCGCCAAGCGGCGCGGCTTCTTCTTCGGCTCGAACGGCGCCTACGGCGGCGTCGCGGGCTTCTACACCTACGGCCCGAAGGGCGCCGCGCTGAAGGACAACCTCGAATCGACCTGGCGCGACCGCTTCACGGTGAAGCAGGGCAACTTCGAGATCGAGGCGCCGACCGTGATGCCCGAGGCCGTCTTCGAGGCGTCGGGCCACCTCGACGGCTTCGACGACATGCTCGTCGAGTGCCCCGAGTGTGGCGTCTCCCACCGCGCGGACCACCTCGTCGAGGGCGCGACCGACATCGAGGACGCCGAGGCGCTCGGCCCGGAGCGCGTCGGCGAACTCATCGCCGAGCACGGCATCGAGTGCCCGAACTGCGGCGCGGCGCTCGCCGACGAGCCGGTCGAGGACTTCAACCTCATGTTCGAGACGAGCATCGGCCCCGGCTCGGGCCAGCCCGGCTACCTCCGCCCCGAGACCGCGCAGGGCATCTTCGTGGAGTTCCCCCGGCTGAAGGAGTACGCGCGGAACCGCCTCCCGTTCGGCGTCACCCAGATCGGCCCGGCCTACCGGAACGAGATCAGCCCCCGCCGCGGCATCATCCGCGTCCGGGAGTTCACGCAGGCCGAACTCGAGACGTTCATCGACCCCGAGACGGACGAGCCGCCGCTGGAGGAGGTCGCCGACGTCGAGGTGACGCTCTACCCCGCGACCGAACAGGATTCGGAGGACGGCGAGTCGTACGAGACGACCGTCGGCGAGGCGGTCGAGGAGGGCGTCGTCGGCTCCGACTGGGTCGGCTACTACCTCGGCGTCGCGCAGGGCTGGTACGAGCGCGTCGGCGTCGACATGGACCGCTTCCGATTCCGCCAGCACCTCCCCGGCGAACTCGCCCACTACGCGGCCGACTGCTGGGACGCCGAGTCGGAGGTCTCGGGCGACTGGATCGAGATCACGGGCTTCGCCTACCGGGGCGACTACGACCTCACGAAACACGCCGAGCACTCCGGCGAGTCGTTCACCGTGTTCAGGCAGTACGACGAGCCGCGGATCGTCGAGCGCGCGACCGTCGACCCGGACATGGCGACGCTGGGCCCCGAGTTCGGCGGCCGGGCCGGCGACGTGGCCGAGGCGCTCGAACGGCTCGCCGAGCGCGACCCGGACGCGTTCGCGGGCGAGGAGGTCACCGTCGAGGTCGACGGCGACGAAGCCGCCGTCCCGACCGACGTGGCGAACTTCTCGGTCGAGGAGGTGACCGAGAACGGCGAACACGTCACACCCCACGTCGTCGAGCCGTCGTTCGGCGTGGACCGGGTCCTCTACACGCTCGTCGAGCACGCCTACCGCGAGGACACCGTCGACGGCGAGGAGCGGACGTACCTCGCGCTCGACCCCGAACTCGCGCCGACCGACGCCGCCGTCTTCCCGCTCGTCTCGAACGACGAGCGCTTGCTCGACCTGGCGGACGAGGTCACCCGCGACCTCAGGGCCGCCGGGCTGGCGGTCGAGCACGACGAGTCGGGCTCGATCGGCCGGCGCTACCGCCGGCAGGACGAGGTCGGCACGCCGTTCTGCGTCACCGTCGACCGGGACGGCGTCGAGGGCGACGGCCCGGACACGGTGACGCTCCGTGAACGGGACTCTGCGGTACAGGTGCGCGTACCCGTCGCCGAGGTGGCGGCCGAACTGGCCGCGCTGCTCGACGCCGAGGCGGAGCGCACGTTCGCCGACCTCGAGTCGGCGCACGGGACAGTCGAGACGGACGTCGAGACCGCGTAG
- a CDS encoding diacylglycerol/polyprenol kinase family protein, with product MTSELGRRAVHASGTGIPLLYVLDLLTWRGLQLFLVACTVVAFVLEFLRLVVGLDHAVYDRLTREYEANNVAGYALYMVGMAIAAFAFEPRVAVPAMLMLSIGDPVSGYLGSNDATTAKELGVLGVMFLVCFALAVPFTTAAGQLLAGVAAAAAGALGATVADGLKPVIRGYVIDDNLTIPPVAGLAMTVVFLLLAV from the coding sequence ATGACGAGCGAACTGGGCCGCAGGGCCGTCCACGCCTCGGGGACGGGGATCCCGCTGCTGTACGTCCTCGACCTGCTGACCTGGCGGGGGCTCCAGCTGTTCCTCGTCGCCTGTACGGTCGTCGCGTTCGTCCTGGAGTTCCTCCGGCTCGTCGTCGGGCTCGACCACGCGGTGTACGACCGGCTGACCCGCGAGTACGAGGCGAACAACGTCGCCGGCTACGCGCTGTACATGGTCGGGATGGCGATCGCGGCGTTCGCGTTCGAGCCGCGCGTCGCCGTCCCCGCGATGTTGATGCTCTCCATCGGCGACCCCGTCTCGGGCTACCTTGGTTCGAACGACGCGACGACGGCGAAGGAGTTGGGCGTGCTCGGCGTCATGTTCCTCGTCTGCTTCGCGCTCGCGGTGCCGTTCACCACCGCCGCCGGGCAGCTCCTCGCGGGCGTCGCCGCGGCGGCCGCGGGCGCGCTCGGCGCCACCGTCGCCGACGGCCTGAAGCCGGTCATCCGCGGCTACGTCATCGACGACAACCTCACCATCCCGCCGGTCGCCGGCCTCGCGATGACCGTCGTGTTCCTGCTCCTCGCGGTCTGA
- the flaJ gene encoding archaellar assembly protein FlaJ, with product MSTGTGSGNSDFFPDSLSELASELLDSYDELEMPKRQYVGYVLLPALAFFLLTLAGAVLLPFSLSVRVPVPLLGLLVLGAAVGYPKLYLNSRKVAIENQLHLVMTHMTVLSTTNIDRMAVFRTLASEPEYGAAADELGRVVHLVDTWNQSLDDALRRRAKEVPSDAFSDFFDRLGYTIGAGQSLDEFLLSEQDAVVQNYITVYEGALGNLEVMKDLYMSMILSMTFALVFAIVLPILTGDNPTVTVAAVIVMFMLVQLGFYVMIRAMSPHDPVWFHSEQGAPSDLRLWGSLIVGVGLTFLLVLVVGLGLFGYGPGLPGLLFFLDETPLPLYICVPITPMMLTGVMLRIEENNIGERDDEFPSFIRALGAAESAKQSTTGDVLRTLHQKDFGSLTPAIVRLYRRLNIRIDPNQAWHTFAADTRSYLIQKFSDMYLEGREMGGRPKMLGELISKNMNTVMQLREQRRQATVTMIGLLYGITAASAFAFFIGLQVVDILADLSAQFNVQNAGGVAQLIYAGVYDIPLIQFLLLLVILFNAVLSSIMIRTIDGGNKANAYLHFVAMTWLGCGVAMFTQRLVTEILTI from the coding sequence ATGAGCACCGGCACCGGCAGCGGGAACTCGGACTTCTTCCCGGACTCCCTCTCGGAACTGGCCTCGGAACTGCTGGACTCGTACGACGAGCTGGAGATGCCGAAGCGCCAGTACGTGGGCTACGTGCTGCTGCCGGCGCTCGCCTTCTTCCTGCTCACGCTCGCCGGGGCCGTGCTGTTGCCGTTCTCGCTGTCGGTCCGCGTGCCGGTCCCGCTGCTCGGCCTGCTCGTGTTGGGGGCGGCCGTGGGCTACCCGAAGCTCTACCTCAACAGCCGGAAGGTCGCCATCGAGAACCAGCTCCACCTCGTGATGACCCACATGACCGTGCTGTCGACGACGAACATCGACCGCATGGCCGTGTTCCGGACGCTCGCGAGCGAGCCCGAGTACGGCGCGGCCGCCGACGAACTCGGCCGCGTCGTCCACCTCGTCGACACGTGGAACCAGTCGCTCGACGACGCGCTGCGCCGGCGGGCCAAGGAGGTGCCCTCGGACGCCTTCTCCGACTTTTTCGACCGGCTCGGCTACACCATCGGCGCCGGCCAGTCGCTCGACGAGTTCCTGCTGTCCGAGCAGGACGCGGTGGTCCAGAACTACATCACGGTGTACGAGGGCGCGCTGGGGAACCTGGAGGTCATGAAGGACCTCTACATGTCGATGATCCTCTCGATGACGTTCGCGCTCGTGTTCGCCATCGTGCTGCCCATCCTCACCGGCGACAACCCCACCGTCACCGTCGCGGCGGTCATTGTCATGTTCATGCTGGTCCAACTGGGCTTCTACGTCATGATCCGGGCGATGTCCCCCCACGACCCGGTGTGGTTCCACTCGGAGCAGGGCGCGCCGAGCGACCTGCGGCTGTGGGGGAGCCTGATCGTCGGCGTCGGGCTGACGTTCCTGCTCGTGCTCGTCGTCGGCCTGGGCCTGTTCGGCTACGGGCCGGGACTGCCGGGGCTGCTGTTCTTCCTCGACGAGACGCCGCTGCCGCTGTACATCTGCGTGCCCATCACGCCGATGATGCTCACGGGCGTGATGCTCCGCATCGAGGAGAACAACATCGGCGAGCGCGACGACGAGTTCCCGTCGTTCATCCGCGCGCTCGGCGCCGCCGAGTCCGCGAAGCAGTCGACGACCGGGGACGTGCTCCGGACGCTCCACCAGAAGGACTTCGGCTCGCTGACGCCGGCGATCGTGCGGCTGTACCGCCGGCTCAACATCCGCATCGATCCGAACCAGGCGTGGCACACGTTCGCCGCGGACACGCGCTCGTACCTCATCCAGAAGTTCTCGGACATGTACCTCGAGGGGCGCGAGATGGGCGGCCGGCCGAAGATGCTCGGCGAGCTCATCTCCAAGAACATGAACACGGTGATGCAACTGCGCGAGCAGCGCCGTCAGGCGACCGTGACGATGATCGGCCTGCTGTACGGCATCACCGCCGCCTCGGCGTTCGCGTTCTTCATCGGCCTGCAGGTCGTCGACATCCTGGCGGACCTCTCCGCGCAGTTCAACGTCCAGAACGCCGGCGGCGTCGCACAGCTCATCTACGCGGGCGTGTACGACATCCCGCTCATCCAGTTCCTGCTGCTGCTGGTCATCCTGTTCAACGCCGTGCTGTCGTCGATCATGATCCGCACCATCGACGGCGGCAACAAGGCGAACGCGTACCTCCACTTCGTGGCGATGACCTGGCTCGGCTGCGGCGTGGCGATGTTTACCCAGCGGCTGGTTACGGAGATTTTGACGATCTGA
- a CDS encoding type II/IV secretion system ATPase subunit → MTDHGTAKPSSELKQMAMKRPHLREHLQKFKQITGEFPMFVDEIEGDHEARRPNVIYPVGGPIFCHVYGDFGQDTKYYAVEPTLSTAEETVLDVVKGQLLNKSGHREAPDQESGYDDLIEELLEEVTVIAEEQGDYGPLSKVLNFGRTEVSKQTYENIRYRLNRDIVGFGPLEPVMRDPENEDIHVIGPKECHVDHGVFGMLETTVDFGTPKQFDNWLRNMGERMGDPVSDSNPIVDSTLPDGSRINIIYSDDVSIKGSSLTIRQGEETPLSVNQITNWGTLSPELAAYLWLCLENEQTVFVVGETASGKTTTLNAILSYIPRDSKIYTAEDTAEVIPPHNTWQQLLTREGDGADSNDVDMFDLVAAALRSRPDYIIVGEVRGAEGRMAFQAAQTGHPVMLTFHASDIVSMIQRFTSDPINVPETFMDNADVALFQNRVKQGDKVLRRVTSVQEIEGYSKEMDGVVTRQVFDWDPVEDEIVFRGMNNSYVLEDQIATLLGYADTRDIYDDLSFRAELIERMIQEGVLGYHEVNDAINSFHRDGVEGLPFDMHRSTR, encoded by the coding sequence ATGACCGACCACGGCACCGCGAAACCGTCGAGCGAACTGAAGCAGATGGCGATGAAGCGCCCGCACCTCCGGGAGCACCTGCAGAAGTTCAAGCAGATCACCGGCGAGTTCCCGATGTTCGTCGACGAGATCGAGGGCGACCACGAGGCGCGCCGGCCGAACGTGATCTACCCGGTCGGCGGGCCCATCTTCTGTCACGTCTACGGCGACTTCGGGCAGGACACGAAGTACTACGCCGTCGAGCCGACGCTCTCGACCGCCGAGGAGACCGTCCTCGACGTCGTGAAGGGGCAGCTGCTGAACAAGAGCGGTCACCGCGAGGCGCCCGACCAGGAGTCGGGCTACGACGACCTCATCGAGGAGCTGCTCGAGGAGGTCACGGTCATCGCCGAGGAACAGGGTGACTACGGCCCGCTGTCGAAGGTGCTGAACTTCGGGCGGACCGAGGTGTCCAAACAGACCTACGAGAACATCCGCTACCGGCTGAACCGCGACATCGTCGGCTTCGGCCCGCTCGAACCGGTCATGCGCGACCCGGAGAACGAGGACATCCACGTCATCGGGCCGAAGGAGTGCCACGTCGACCACGGCGTGTTCGGCATGCTGGAGACGACCGTCGACTTCGGGACCCCCAAGCAGTTCGACAACTGGCTGCGCAACATGGGCGAGCGGATGGGCGACCCCGTCTCCGACTCGAACCCCATCGTCGACTCGACGCTCCCCGACGGGTCGCGTATCAACATCATCTACTCCGACGACGTCTCCATCAAGGGCTCCTCGCTCACCATCCGCCAGGGCGAGGAGACGCCGCTCTCGGTGAACCAGATCACGAACTGGGGGACGCTGTCGCCGGAACTGGCAGCGTACCTCTGGCTCTGCCTGGAGAACGAGCAGACGGTGTTCGTCGTCGGGGAGACGGCTTCGGGGAAGACGACGACGTTGAACGCCATCCTCTCGTACATCCCCCGGGACTCCAAGATATACACCGCGGAGGACACCGCCGAGGTCATCCCGCCGCACAACACCTGGCAGCAGTTGCTGACCAGGGAGGGCGACGGCGCCGACTCGAACGACGTGGACATGTTCGACCTCGTCGCCGCCGCGCTGCGGTCCCGTCCCGACTACATCATCGTGGGCGAGGTTCGCGGGGCGGAGGGGCGCATGGCGTTCCAGGCGGCCCAGACCGGCCACCCCGTGATGCTGACGTTCCACGCGTCCGACATCGTCTCGATGATCCAGCGGTTCACCTCCGACCCCATCAACGTTCCCGAGACGTTCATGGACAACGCCGACGTGGCGCTGTTCCAGAACCGCGTCAAGCAGGGCGACAAGGTGCTGCGCCGGGTCACCTCGGTCCAGGAGATCGAGGGGTACTCGAAGGAGATGGACGGGGTCGTCACCCGGCAGGTGTTCGACTGGGACCCAGTCGAGGACGAGATCGTCTTCCGCGGCATGAACAACTCCTACGTGCTCGAGGACCAGATCGCGACGCTGCTCGGCTACGCCGACACCCGCGACATCTACGACGACCTCTCGTTCCGCGCGGAACTCATCGAGCGGATGATCCAGGAGGGCGTGCTCGGCTACCACGAGGTGAACGACGCCATCAACTCGTTCCACCGGGACGGCGTGGAGGGCCTCCCGTTCGACATGCACCGCTCCACGAGGTAA
- a CDS encoding ATPase domain-containing protein, which translates to MSSRNPNSNLLSIGMPERDQLNKELGGGIPRGSIVLLEGDYGAGKSAISQRFSYGLVDEGASVTLLSTELTVSGFIDQMFSLDYDVTKPLLNEQLLFLAADFDSGGAFSDSSGERKELLRRLMEAETMWNSDVVILDTFDSILRNDPTFEALVRNNEERQAALEIISFFRDMISSGKVIVLTVDPSAVGEEAIGPFRSIADVFLELQMIEVGGDVRRNISVKRFAGMGSQVGDSIGFSVRSGTGIVIESRSVA; encoded by the coding sequence ATGAGCAGTCGAAACCCCAACAGCAACCTGTTATCGATCGGCATGCCCGAGCGCGACCAGCTGAACAAGGAACTCGGCGGGGGCATCCCGCGCGGGAGCATCGTCCTCCTCGAGGGCGACTACGGCGCGGGCAAGTCCGCCATCTCCCAGCGGTTCAGCTACGGCCTCGTCGACGAGGGCGCGAGCGTCACGCTGCTGTCGACCGAACTGACCGTCTCCGGGTTCATCGACCAGATGTTCTCGCTGGACTACGACGTGACGAAGCCGCTGTTGAACGAACAGCTGCTGTTCCTCGCGGCCGACTTCGACTCGGGCGGGGCGTTCTCAGACTCGAGCGGCGAGCGCAAGGAGCTGCTGAGGCGCCTGATGGAGGCGGAGACGATGTGGAACTCCGACGTCGTCATCCTCGACACGTTCGACTCCATCCTCCGGAACGACCCGACGTTCGAGGCGCTCGTCCGCAACAACGAGGAGCGCCAGGCCGCCCTGGAGATCATCTCCTTTTTCCGGGACATGATCTCCAGCGGGAAGGTCATCGTGCTCACGGTCGACCCGTCCGCGGTGGGCGAGGAGGCCATCGGGCCGTTCCGCTCCATCGCCGACGTGTTCCTCGAACTCCAGATGATCGAGGTCGGCGGCGACGTCCGCCGGAACATCTCGGTGAAACGCTTCGCCGGCATGGGGAGCCAGGTCGGCGACAGCATCGGGTTCTCCGTCCGCTCGGGGACGGGCATCGTCATCGAATCGAGGAGCGTCGCGTAA
- a CDS encoding CARDB domain-containing protein yields MASGGVAEMVLFIAALLVAASVAGTLTSEVTRIGDAISDRSLDVASDVRTDVEIVSDPATGVYNASGNDNVTVYVRNTGSSSLLAEPSTFDVLLDGTYQGDVSVAAMQGGAMWHEGEVVELTIRTTGLDPGDHRLKLVVNNDEEVLIFRT; encoded by the coding sequence GTGGCGAGCGGGGGCGTCGCGGAGATGGTGCTGTTCATCGCCGCGCTGCTCGTCGCGGCCTCGGTCGCCGGGACGCTGACCAGCGAGGTCACCAGGATCGGCGACGCGATCAGCGACCGCTCGCTCGACGTCGCGAGCGACGTGCGGACCGACGTCGAGATCGTCTCCGACCCCGCGACGGGGGTGTACAATGCCTCGGGGAACGACAACGTCACGGTCTACGTCCGCAACACGGGGTCCTCGTCGCTCCTAGCGGAGCCGTCGACGTTCGACGTGCTGCTCGACGGCACGTACCAGGGTGACGTCTCCGTCGCGGCGATGCAGGGCGGCGCGATGTGGCACGAGGGCGAGGTCGTGGAACTGACTATCCGGACGACCGGACTCGACCCAGGTGACCACCGGCTGAAGCTGGTGGTCAACAACGACGAGGAGGTGTTGATCTTCCGCACATGA